The following proteins come from a genomic window of Phnomibacter ginsenosidimutans:
- a CDS encoding gliding motility lipoprotein GldH: MMQRRINWKISVLSLLVTTLLLCSCKQVELYERLTNIPGAQWQRSFVPTYKFDITDTTRYYSVFVVLRHSNSYPYRNIWLNVGIRNPQDSMRTQAFDLPLAASDKWLGVGMDDIFERRVLLLPRPVKFNKTGSIEFTLQQQMRIDPLPHILQAGIRVEPVAE, translated from the coding sequence ATGATGCAGAGAAGAATCAACTGGAAGATAAGTGTGCTGAGTTTGCTCGTAACGACTTTGCTGTTGTGCAGTTGCAAACAAGTGGAGTTGTACGAGAGATTGACTAATATACCTGGTGCCCAATGGCAGCGCAGTTTTGTGCCAACCTATAAGTTCGATATTACTGATACCACCCGCTATTACAGCGTATTTGTAGTGCTGCGGCACAGCAATAGTTATCCCTACAGAAATATCTGGTTGAATGTGGGCATTCGCAATCCGCAAGATAGCATGCGTACACAAGCCTTCGACCTGCCGTTGGCCGCCAGCGACAAATGGCTGGGCGTAGGTATGGATGATATTTTTGAACGCCGGGTACTCTTGCTGCCACGACCTGTAAAATTTAATAAAACCGGCAGTATAGAATTTACCCTGCAGCAGCAAATGCGCATCGATCCGCTGCCGCATATACTGCAGGCCGGCATACGGGTTGAGCCCGTGGCCGAATAA